The Methylocaldum marinum genome includes the window TTGAAACTAGCTCCCAATCCGACATGGCGCCGGAACATCAACAAACAAAACGGCATCCAAGGCCGAGTACAAATACAAACCTACGAGTCACTTCTCGAGGTATGAGGCGAGGACTTCGGGAACGGAGCGAGGACGAGACGCCGGGTCCAGGAAGGAATTACCAAATGCCGCGGAAGAAACGAGTTAGGTCGCGGAACTCTAGCATGACCCTATGGCTTTGCCTATGGTTATTTCTACGAATCGCACGTTGGGTAAAAGTATGGCAGGCCCGGCTTCCGTTCGGGGACTGGGAGCGGTCATTGCCGCTCTTGGCAGCTCTTTCCGCGGTCCGGAAATGAGAACTCGGTCACTTGCACGGGAAGCTGGCGAGGTTCGAAAGTGAACTCCGCCGACGGCACCGGTTTGCCGAACCGATAGCCTTGGCCCATGGGGCATCCCTCGGCGGCGAGAAAAGCATGTTGCGCCGCGGTTTCCACGCCTTCGGCGATCAAT containing:
- a CDS encoding EAL domain-containing protein encodes the protein MIAEGVETAAQHAFLAAEGCPMGQGYRFGKPVPSAEFTFEPRQLPVQVTEFSFPDRGKSCQERQ